The nucleotide sequence GCCACTGAACGTCTCACCGGAGCCCGAAGCCGTCCGGGCGACCCCCCGCACCAGCCCGGCCGGGGCCGAAGGCAGCACCCCGTGCGCGAGTCCGGTGTCGAACGACGGATCGCGCCAGGCGGCCAGCCCCGCGCGGAAGGCGAGACCGTCACTGACCGCCAACGGGGCGCGGGCCAGAGTCAGTTCCGGCGTGGAAGCCGCACGCCAGCCACCGTCCCAGCCCTCGGGCACGCCGACGCCGGCAGGCGCCCGCTCCACTGGACCGGAGCCGGCGCTGCCGACGTTCTCGACGGTGGACGGCCGGGGCCGACGCACCCTGTCTCGCCATCCCATGCGGTCAACCGCCTTCGTTCACGCGGGTGTTGATGCGGGCGATCTCGCCGACCCACTCCCGGCGCTCGCCATGGGTCAGGTCGAGGATCTCGTCGCGGCTCCAGTGGAAGTGGTAGGCGACGTACGCGATCTCCTCCCGCAGCCGGGGGAGCGCGTACGTCACGATTCCCCCAGGCGCCCACCCGAGAGGTCGACCTCGAAGCCGCCCTCGCAGTGCGGGCAGGTGACCGCCGCACGCGTGTGGCCCTCGCTGTTGACGCGCCGGTAGAAGTCCTGGAGGAACGCGACATCGGTCGCGTACATCCGCTCCACGACCCCCGCGTGCACATCGGTGATCGTGCCGATCCGGGTGATCACCTGGCTGAGCAGCACGACACTGAGGTACGCGGGGTTCTCCTTGACCCGCAGGTCGATCTGCGGGCGCAGCTCGTCGCGGGCCGTGGCCAGGCGCATCGAGCCGTGCCGGTGCACGGTGCCCGCCTCGTCCACGTACCCGCGCGGCAGCTCGAACTCGAACTCCGTGCGCAGCGCGGGCTCCTGGCGCGGCGGCGCCGCGGGCGTGAACGGCTTGGACACCGCCTCCGCCTCGTCCTTCGCGGGAGCCGTCGCCTGGAGGATCTCGTCCAGGTTGCCCGCGGTCACCGTACGGCGCCTCATTCGACGATGATCTCCTCGAACACGATGGTCACGGACTCGGTGGCGGCCGACGACTCGCCTGCCTTGAGGGACGGGCCCTCCCACTTGGACGCCCAGCCCTGCATGAGCTGGATGCGCCGCACGGTCTCACCGGTGGAGTCCTTGATCTCGATGGTGAGGTTCTGCCGCGCCGTGTCCACCGCGCCGTTGTTCAGCGTCTCCTTGATCCAGGAGGTGAACTCGCTGCTCTGGTCGAGCCCACGGGTGATCGTGATCTCGCCTGCCTGGCGGGCGCCCGGCTGCTTGCGGATGATCTGCTTGCCCTCGGAGCTGACCTGCCGGACCTCGACCACCTCCTCCTCGACGCTCAGGCCGCTGATCTCCTGGATGGATTCGACCAGGTAGCCGCCGAGCTGGACGCCGAAGATATGGGTGGAAAGAGCATCGCCCTCAGCCATGACTGTCTGTCACCTTTCTGGGTGGATAAGTGCCGGAAGCGACGGAGGTCACTCGTCGACGAGGCTGGTGCTGTCGGAGAACTGCGCCAGCCGGAACACCACGAACTCGGCCGGCTTGACCGGCGAGACACCGATCTCGCAGACCACGCGTCCCTGGTCGATGGACTCCTGCGGGTTGTTGTCCCGGTCGCACTTGACGTAGAACGCCTCCGCCGCCGTCCGCCCGAACAGCGCGCCCCGGCGCCACTCCTCGGTGAGGAAGGCACTGACGTTGCGCCGGATGCTCGACCACAGCCGGTCGTCGTTCGGCTCGAACACCACCCACTGGGTGCCGAGCAGGATCGACTCCTCCAGGTAGTTGAACAGCCGGCGCACGTTCAGGTAGCGCCACGCCGGGTCGGAGGAGAGGGTGCGCGCACCCCACACCCGCACACCCCGGCCCGGGAAGGTACGGATGCAGTTCACGCCGATCGGGTTGAGCAGGTCCTGCTCGCCCTTGCTCAGCCGCAGCTCCAGGTCGACCGCGCCACGGATCACCTCGTTCGCTGGCGCCTTGTGCACACCGCGCTCGGCGTCGCTGCGCGCCCACAGGCCGGCGACGTGCCCGCTCGGCGGGACGGTGATGTTGCGTCCGGCGGCCGGGTCCAGCACCCGGACCCAGGGGTAGTACAGGGTGGCGTAGCGGGAGTCGTAACCCGCCTCGTCGTTGCGCCAGTTGCGGACCGCCTGCGCGGACAGGCCGGGCGGGGCGTCGAGGACGGCGACGCGGTCGCCCATCTGCTCGCAGTGCGAGATGACCGCGAGCTGCACCGTGCGCAGGCCCTCGGCGTCGATGTCACCACGCTGGTAGGCGCTCATCAGGTCGGGGACGGCGACCATCGTGATCTCGTCCACGCTCTCCAGACCGGCGAAGCCGGTACGGGCGTCCGCGTCGCCGACGTACTCGGCCGGGTCCAGCCGGGCCACCTGGCCGGAGGCGGCGGGCGCGGGGGAGGCCGGGGCGTCCGGCACGGCGATCGTCTGCGTGGCCGGCCGCGTCGCGTTCCCGCCCCGCTGCTCGGTCACCTCGATCAGCTTCGAGGCGCGGGCCTGGGTGGGCAGGTAGCCCTTGACGTTCCGGCGGGTCGAGGCGTCGTAGGTCTCGGCCACCTGTTCGCCCTGGCGGACCAGGACGCGGAAGCGGTCCTCCGGCGGGTTCTCGCCCTCCGGGTCGGCGATCTCGATGGACACGCCGCTCACGCCGGGCTTGGCCGCGATCTGGAAGCCGCCCACCTCGACGGCGAGCGCCGCCTGCTCACGCCGCGCGTCGCCGTTCCCGGCCGGGGCGGAGGAGTCCTTGGCGGAGCCGCCGATCCGCACGATGTAGGCGGAGCCGCCGCCGTTCGCGAAGTAGCCGTAGACGGAGTGCGGCAGGTACGCGCCCTGCACGAAACCGCCGAACAGACGGGTGTACTGGTCCCAGCTCGTCACCAGCGTCGGCTCGTGGAACGGCCCGTCCTCGGCGAAGCCGACGAACGCGGCGACCGCGGTGCCCACACCCTCGATGGGGCGAGCACCGGACTGCACCTCCTCCACGTAAACACCTGGGGTGAGGTACGTCGGCATGCTCGCTCCTTCACGGTCCTGCGGTCCGGGTCCCCTTCACCCTCTCCCGTGGACGCCGCCGCCGGAGGGGACATCGGGCCCTGTCCGGGGGCAGCCGTCCTGCCCGCGCGGGCGTGCGCGCCGCACCGTGCGTGCAGGCTCAGGCGCCCGTGACCTGCGCCAGCCAGGAACCGAACTCCGCCGCGAGGACCAGCCGGCCGAGCTTGCGGTACTCCTGCGCGACCGACTCCACCACCTGCCCCATCGTCAGCTCCTGCCCGGATTCCGCCGCGAGATACGCGGCCGTCACCGCGCAGGACCGGATCGAACCGCCCGCCAGCTCGAACCGGTCGGCACAGAACCTCAGGTCCACGTCGGCGGCGCGCGGCACCCGCTCGCCCAGGCACCGCTCCCACAGCGCCAGGCGCTGCGCCGCGTCGGGCATCGGGAAGTCGGCCACCACGTCGAGCCGCCGGGTGAACGCCTCGTCCAGGTTGGCCCGCAGATTGGTGGTCAGCACGGCGATGCCGTCGAAGGACTCCATGCGCTGGAGCAGGTAGGCCGACTCGATGTTGGCGTGCCGGTCGCGGGCGTCCTTCACCTCGGAGCGCTTGCCGAAGATCGCGTCGGCCTCGTCGAACAGCAGGACCGCGTTGACCGCCGACGCCTCGGTGAAGATCCGCTCCAGGTTCTTCTCGGTCTCCCCGATATACTTGTCGACCACGGTCGACAGGTCCACCACGTACAGATCCATGCCCAGGTCGGTGGCGACCACCTCGGCGGACATCGTCTTGCCGGTGCCGGACTCACCGGCGAACAGCGCGATCACCCCGCGGCCCCGGCCCCCGCCGGGACGCATGCCCCACCGGCCGAGCACCTGGTCGCGGTGGCGGGCACGCACCGAGAGCTCGCGCAGACCCTTCAGGGTCCGCGGCGGCAGCACCAGGTCGTCCCAGCCGACCCCGGGCTCCACCCGGCGGGCCAGCCGGGCCAGACCCGCGCCGTTCTGCGCCCGTACCGCGGTCCGGACGTCCTCCGCGCCCACCGGCCGCCCGGCCAGGGCCGCCGTGCGCACCGCCGCGTCCGCGGCCCGCCTGAGCTGACCCGAGTCGAGCCGGTGCGCGGCCACGGCGCGGGCCGGCTCCTCGCCCGCCGTCCTGTCCGGCGGGGCGCCGGCCGCCTCCAGCGCGAACCGCCACCGCACGGCCTGCTGCTCCGGCGAGGACTTGCCCACCACGAAGGACACCGGCGTACGGACGGCCCACCCCGGGTCCCACCCCTGCGCGCCGTACGTGAACAGCGGGATGCCGGACAGCGCCGCGCACACCGTGCGCAGGACGTCGGTCCGCTCGGACGGCTTGTCGGGAAGGTCGTCCAGCGGGCCGAGCACCACCCCGGCACCGGTCAGGCGTGCCTCGCGGGCGGCGGCCGCGGCCAGCTCCGGCAGCGCACGGGCGTGCCGGGCCAGCGCGGCCGCGTCCAGGACCAGCGGCAGGCGGCCCGCTTCGCGCAGTGCCGCGTCCGCCAGGCCCTCGGGGGCACCGCCGAGTGCCCGCAGGTGCACATGGCCGGTGCCGCTCCGGGCCGCCCCGGCGGCCCGCCGGACCAGTTCGAGGTCGGCCGCCGGGTCGGCCGCGTGCTCCCCGAGCACGGAACCGAGGCGGGCGTCGGGTGCGGTGTCGCCCAGCAGATGCGCGGTCACCCGGTCGGGCACCGCCAGCACCCGCGACAGCGGCGGCCGTTCCGGCTCCTGGACCTCCAGCAGACCGCCCGCGAGCAGCGGCGCGCCGGGGGAGAGGCGGAAGCGGGCCGGGGACAGCCCGTCGTGCCCGCACAGTTCGAGGGCCAGCCCGACCGTGGGCCTGCGCCGGGTGAGGTCGTCGTTCAGATAGCCGTAGAGCTGCTCGAAGCGGGCGTCCAGGTCCGGGGCCAACGCGACCAGCAGCAGGTCCAGATCGAGCGGGGTGAGGTCGAAGTCCCTTGCCAGGCGGCCCAGTGGAGAATCCTGCGCCGCCTGCTCGGGCTCGGCGGGGGACGGTTCGCGGCGGATGTCGAGGAGGCGCTGCGCCGCCTCGGGGGTGAGGTACTGGCCGCGGTAGGGGTCGTCCGGGTCGGGGTCGACGGCCCGCCGCGCGGCGACCGCCTTCTGCACCCGCTCCTCCACGG is from Streptomyces seoulensis and encodes:
- a CDS encoding ATP-binding protein, with translation MTQTVETELWRRLRAVEERVQKAVAARRAVDPDPDDPYRGQYLTPEAAQRLLDIRREPSPAEPEQAAQDSPLGRLARDFDLTPLDLDLLLVALAPDLDARFEQLYGYLNDDLTRRRPTVGLALELCGHDGLSPARFRLSPGAPLLAGGLLEVQEPERPPLSRVLAVPDRVTAHLLGDTAPDARLGSVLGEHAADPAADLELVRRAAGAARSGTGHVHLRALGGAPEGLADAALREAGRLPLVLDAAALARHARALPELAAAAAREARLTGAGVVLGPLDDLPDKPSERTDVLRTVCAALSGIPLFTYGAQGWDPGWAVRTPVSFVVGKSSPEQQAVRWRFALEAAGAPPDRTAGEEPARAVAAHRLDSGQLRRAADAAVRTAALAGRPVGAEDVRTAVRAQNGAGLARLARRVEPGVGWDDLVLPPRTLKGLRELSVRARHRDQVLGRWGMRPGGGRGRGVIALFAGESGTGKTMSAEVVATDLGMDLYVVDLSTVVDKYIGETEKNLERIFTEASAVNAVLLFDEADAIFGKRSEVKDARDRHANIESAYLLQRMESFDGIAVLTTNLRANLDEAFTRRLDVVADFPMPDAAQRLALWERCLGERVPRAADVDLRFCADRFELAGGSIRSCAVTAAYLAAESGQELTMGQVVESVAQEYRKLGRLVLAAEFGSWLAQVTGA
- a CDS encoding phage tail protein, translated to MAEGDALSTHIFGVQLGGYLVESIQEISGLSVEEEVVEVRQVSSEGKQIIRKQPGARQAGEITITRGLDQSSEFTSWIKETLNNGAVDTARQNLTIEIKDSTGETVRRIQLMQGWASKWEGPSLKAGESSAATESVTIVFEEIIVE
- a CDS encoding DUF6760 family protein, translated to MTYALPRLREEIAYVAYHFHWSRDEILDLTHGERREWVGEIARINTRVNEGG
- a CDS encoding zinc-ribbon domain-containing protein, whose translation is MRRRTVTAGNLDEILQATAPAKDEAEAVSKPFTPAAPPRQEPALRTEFEFELPRGYVDEAGTVHRHGSMRLATARDELRPQIDLRVKENPAYLSVVLLSQVITRIGTITDVHAGVVERMYATDVAFLQDFYRRVNSEGHTRAAVTCPHCEGGFEVDLSGGRLGES
- a CDS encoding phage tail sheath family protein, whose protein sequence is MPTYLTPGVYVEEVQSGARPIEGVGTAVAAFVGFAEDGPFHEPTLVTSWDQYTRLFGGFVQGAYLPHSVYGYFANGGGSAYIVRIGGSAKDSSAPAGNGDARREQAALAVEVGGFQIAAKPGVSGVSIEIADPEGENPPEDRFRVLVRQGEQVAETYDASTRRNVKGYLPTQARASKLIEVTEQRGGNATRPATQTIAVPDAPASPAPAASGQVARLDPAEYVGDADARTGFAGLESVDEITMVAVPDLMSAYQRGDIDAEGLRTVQLAVISHCEQMGDRVAVLDAPPGLSAQAVRNWRNDEAGYDSRYATLYYPWVRVLDPAAGRNITVPPSGHVAGLWARSDAERGVHKAPANEVIRGAVDLELRLSKGEQDLLNPIGVNCIRTFPGRGVRVWGARTLSSDPAWRYLNVRRLFNYLEESILLGTQWVVFEPNDDRLWSSIRRNVSAFLTEEWRRGALFGRTAAEAFYVKCDRDNNPQESIDQGRVVCEIGVSPVKPAEFVVFRLAQFSDSTSLVDE